TTATTATGTTATGCTTACATTTATATAGAAAAACATGATCAATTCATAGTCGAAAAGGCGCTCGTTTCAAAGTAAAGGCTATTCTTCCGTTTGTTCCCCACCAAAAGCCTCAGGGATCATTGTAAAGCCTTCTATCACGGTATCTTCTTCCACTTCAATCATCAAATAACGTTTGCCACCTAACTGTACTTGTTTAACATACCTTAAATCTTGTGGACTAATAGAAATGTTCGCTATTTTTGTATTGATTTTTATTGATTTTGAAGTGAACTTTGGTAGAACACTGTTTGCTTTTATCTCATACTTGTCATCATCAATTATTTTCTTGAAAGCTGTTTCTACCTTTTCAGTGTTTATATCTTCCAGACCGCTCATTTTTAAAACTCGTTCAACATCTTTTGTATCTAACTTTGGTAGTTCTTCCTCTTCATTTTCTACAATCATACGGTTTATTTCTTCATAAACATTTGAAAGAGTAGATGTACTTAGTTGATCACCGGTTACGTCTTTAATAATTTCTTCAAAAACAATTTTATCGTCTTTTGCGGTCATTGTTTCTTCGCCGTTTAACACTTCTTCTATGAACTGATGATCTGGCTCATGTACCTTACCTGCTGAATACAGAATGTGATTAACATCAGCTGCATTGTCCGTAAAGCACGGAAACAGAAACCCAGCAATTGGAGCATTAAGGTTAATAATCGGATCAACAACAAAATTATATTTGAACTCCCTCTCAACATAATCAAACAGTAGTTCTTTCTTTGGCTCTTGTGTGTTATTAATACTGCACAAAATAAAGGGATGAGAATAAACAGTATCTCGATCACTTTCCTCAGCTTCATCGCTTCGTCGTTTTGTTGGCTTGAGGTATTCTCCTTTTATAAATGTAACAACTATGTCCATCTCATATTGTCGTATAAGCAGCATTTTGCCTACTATTTGCAGCATTTGCTCTTTCCAGCCTTCAACATCATTACTAAGTAATCCTTGATGTAAGATAAGTTGGCTATTATTTTCAGTATTTCTTTGAAACTTTAATTCAAATAGCTTTTCATCCAGCTGGCCAGCTAGCAATTTTTTGAAGTTATTCATAAATAACTCCTGTTGATCTTGATCTAGCATTTCAA
This genomic stretch from Metabacillus sp. B2-18 harbors:
- a CDS encoding DUF4317 domain-containing protein, with the protein product MNKKDVALIRKQFKIDNDLLKISDIFNVYIMKESSEIYHHQSQPFEMLDQDQQELFMNNFKKLLAGQLDEKLFELKFQRNTENNSQLILHQGLLSNDVEGWKEQMLQIVGKMLLIRQYEMDIVVTFIKGEYLKPTKRRSDEAEESDRDTVYSHPFILCSINNTQEPKKELLFDYVEREFKYNFVVDPIINLNAPIAGFLFPCFTDNAADVNHILYSAGKVHEPDHQFIEEVLNGEETMTAKDDKIVFEEIIKDVTGDQLSTSTLSNVYEEINRMIVENEEEELPKLDTKDVERVLKMSGLEDINTEKVETAFKKIIDDDKYEIKANSVLPKFTSKSIKINTKIANISISPQDLRYVKQVQLGGKRYLMIEVEEDTVIEGFTMIPEAFGGEQTEE